The genomic DNA AGGAGGAGACGTTCACGATCCGCCCCGAGCGGCGCGCCCGCATGCCGGGCAGGACGGCCTTCAGGACGGTGACCACGCCGTGCACGTTGGTGTCGTACAGGGTGCGCACCGCGGCGTCCTCGCCTTCCTCGACGGCGGCGAGGTAGCCGTATCCGGCGTTGTTGACCAGGACGTCGATGCGTCCGAACTCCTGCTCGGCCCTCTCGACGGCGGCGGCGACCGAGGCCGGGTCGGTGACGTCCAGGCGGAGGGCGAGCGCGCGGTCCCCGTAGGCGTCGACGAGGGCGGCGACACCCGCCGTGTCACGGGCGGTGACGGCGACCCGGTCGCCGCGCTCCAGGGCGTGCCGGGCAAGGGCACGCCCCAGGCCGCCCGAGCATCCGGTGATCAGCCAGACCGGCGTTCCCCCGGACGCGCCGGAGCTGCGGGCCGGTTCGTCGTCCAGTGCGGTGGTTCGATTCTTCATGCCTCCATTGCAGCCGGACGCCGGGTGGCGGTGCCACACCTCCTCGAGGGTGGCCCCCGGAGGGTCTGCCGGCGGCGTCGTCGCAGGTGGTCCGAGACCCGGTACAGTCGGCCCGATGTCCCGTGACGACCACACCGACGGCAATCCGGTCGGTTCCTTCCTGCGCAGCCGCCGGGAGCGGATCGACCCCGCCTCCGCGGGCGTCGTCGACAACACGCGGCGGCGGGTCAAGGGCCTGCGCCGCGAGGAGTTGGCGCTGCTCGCCGGGGTGAGCCCCTCCTACTACAGCCGTATCGAGCAGGGCCGGGACCGGCATCCCTCCCGCGAAATCCTCCAGGCCCTGGCGGACGTGCTGCGCCTGGACGACACCGAGCGGACCTACCTCTGGTCCCTGGTCGCGCCGTCCCTGGCACCCGCGAACGACAGGGCGACGGCCCCGGCCGACACCGTCCGTGCGGGGGTGCGGGTCCTGCTGGAGCGCTGGTCCGACCTGCCCGCCTTCGTCGTCGGTCCCCGCCGTGACGTCCTGGCCGCCACCGCTCTCGCACACCGCGTCAACCCGGCGTGGAGCCCGGGACACAACCTCGTCGAGTTCACCTTCCTCGACCCGCGGGCCCGGCAGGTGTACCCGGACTGGGAGGAGATCGGCCGCCAGGCGGTCGCGGGGCTGCGCACCACCGCGGCCGCCAGGCCCGCGGAGCTCGCCGGGTTCGTGGCGGCCCTGCGCGAGCGCAGCGAGACGTTCCGGGCCCGGTGGGACTCCCACGACGTGTACGACCGCGTGACGGGCCGCAAGCGCCTCGCGGTCGACGGCGTCGGGATCCTCTCCCTCGACTTCGAGACGTTCGCCCTCGCCGGCCCCGAAGGGCACGTGCTGTACGTGTACTTCCCGCGGCCGGGCAGTGCGGACGACACGGCGCTGCGGGCCCTCGCGCGCGCGGAGACCGCCGGTCCTCCGGCGTCGCCCACGGCCTGATCAGGCGTCGCCGTCGCCGAGGGACCGCCGCAGCCGGTCGGCGGCCTCCGGCGGCTGGATGCGCATGCCGGGCCGCCGACGGTGCACGGTCAGGTACGTCACCCCGTCCGGCCCGGCGAGGACGGCCCGGGTCGAGCCGTGCGGCAGCCAGGTCAGGACGCCCGCGCGCAGGGGATGCTCGCCGTCGGTGGAGTCGAGGCGGGCCGCACCCCCGAGGACGAGGAGCATGACGTCGAGGTCGGGCTCGGTGTGGGTGTCCACCCGGCCGCCGGCGGGGAGGCGCACGACGTTGGCGTCGAGCTGCCGTCCGGGTTCCGCCAGCCTCCACAGGGCGCCGGCCGCCGCGTCGCCGTCCAGGGACAGGAGTTCCGCCGTGTCGCACAGCACCCGGGGGAGGGGAGGGCCCGCAGTGCCCGGGGAGCCGCCGTCTTCCGCTGCCATCAGGTGCCACCGTTCCGTGTGCTCAACCGTGCCCGTACGCCGCCCCGTTGAGCGGTCCGTGCCGGGGCTGGCCGGTCCAGTGACGCACCGCACAGGCTCAGTACCCCGGGTAAAGGCGAATCTAGCATGCGCATTTGATAGCTTCCTGGTGTGCGGCTGACGAAGTTCACCGACCTGGCGCTGCGTTCGGTCATGCGCCTGGCGGTCGTGAGAGACGGTGACGAACCACTGGCCACCCGGGAGGTGGCCGAGGTCGTCGGTGTGCCCTACACGCACGCGGCGAAGGCCATCACCCGCCTGCAGCACTTGGGTGTGGTGGAGGCGCGACGCGGTCGCGGCGGCGGGCTGACCCTGACCGAACTGGGTCGGCACGCATCCGTGGGCTGGCTGGTGCGCGAACTCGAAGGCGATGCCGAGGTGGTCGACTGCGAGGGCGACAGTCCGTGTCCGCTCCGCGGAGCCTGCCGGCTGCGCCATGCGCTGCGCGACGCCCGGGAGGCGTTCTACGCCGCGCTCGACCCGCTGACCGTGACCGACCTGGTGGCCTCGCCGACCGGCCCGGTCCTGATCGGCCTGACGGGCCGCCCCTCGGGATGACGGGCGGCGGTCCCGGAAGGCCGTCGAGCTGTGACCCAAAACACGAATATCATCTACCAATTAAGGAGTCGCTGTGCTCTCCGAACAGTCCGTTCCCGTGGTTCGAGCCACTCTTCCCGCCGTCGGATCGGCCATCGGCGACATCGCCGACCTGTTCTACCGCAAGCTCTTCGAC from Streptomyces sp. CB09001 includes the following:
- a CDS encoding oxidoreductase produces the protein MKNRTTALDDEPARSSGASGGTPVWLITGCSGGLGRALARHALERGDRVAVTARDTAGVAALVDAYGDRALALRLDVTDPASVAAAVERAEQEFGRIDVLVNNAGYGYLAAVEEGEDAAVRTLYDTNVHGVVTVLKAVLPGMRARRSGRIVNVSSFGGLAAFAATGHYHATKFALEGLSESLAAEVAPLGIAVTIVEPGGLRTQWAGTSMRQSPTRLPDYERTAGRRRAATLAVSGRQPGDPVRAAAAIATAVDAATPPLRLLLGSDALAGARARLERLRHEIDANEALTRSTDLERTS
- a CDS encoding helix-turn-helix transcriptional regulator, which produces MSRDDHTDGNPVGSFLRSRRERIDPASAGVVDNTRRRVKGLRREELALLAGVSPSYYSRIEQGRDRHPSREILQALADVLRLDDTERTYLWSLVAPSLAPANDRATAPADTVRAGVRVLLERWSDLPAFVVGPRRDVLAATALAHRVNPAWSPGHNLVEFTFLDPRARQVYPDWEEIGRQAVAGLRTTAAARPAELAGFVAALRERSETFRARWDSHDVYDRVTGRKRLAVDGVGILSLDFETFALAGPEGHVLYVYFPRPGSADDTALRALARAETAGPPASPTA
- the nsrR gene encoding nitric oxide-sensing transcriptional repressor NsrR, yielding MRLTKFTDLALRSVMRLAVVRDGDEPLATREVAEVVGVPYTHAAKAITRLQHLGVVEARRGRGGGLTLTELGRHASVGWLVRELEGDAEVVDCEGDSPCPLRGACRLRHALRDAREAFYAALDPLTVTDLVASPTGPVLIGLTGRPSG